One stretch of Bradyrhizobium canariense DNA includes these proteins:
- a CDS encoding arylsulfatase codes for MTSFLSSSSILLCVSLASGALAQQITGTPGSPSATTTIDGKQLPPEPPKFDGVIKEDAKDSKPYWPPSVVPPKGAPNVLLIMTDDQGYGVSGTFGGVIPTPSMDRIAKAGLRYTEFHSTALCSPTRAALITGRNHHSVGYGVIGEMSTGYPGYDSVIGPESATIGTILRDNGYATSWFGKNHNTPTYLYSAAGPFDQWPVGMGFQYFYGFMGGETDQWTPYLYRNTTQIFPWIGKPGYNLTTDMADEAISYMNGLNAAAPDTPFFLYYVPGGTHSPHQPKKEWIEKFKGKFDIGWEKMRDQIFANQKRLGVIPANTQLTPWPDSLPKWDSLSFVQKKLYAREAEVFAAYAAYTDNEIGRVIQAVEDMGKLDNTLIIYISGDNGTSAEGTLEGTPNQMTAYNGILKLPETELMLHYEDWGSEKTYPHMSVAWSWAFDTPFKWTKQVASHFGGTRQGMVISWPGHITDAGGIRTQFHHIIDIVPTILEAAGIQAPATVNGITQKPIEGVSMAYTFDKANANAPSKRDTQYFEMFANRGIYHDGWYACTTPPVPPWLLGTAKLPEINDYKWELYNIADDYSQYNDVADKNPDKLRELQALFLTEAGKYQVLPLDNSILPRIVTPRPSATAGRTVFTYSGENAGIPDGNAPSILNKDYTITAEVTVPKGGAEGMIVTLGGRFGGYALYLLNGKPVFVYNLLDLERYRWEAGVGGRDLFSDALKPGKHTIVFDFKYNGPGPGKGGTGVLTVDGKLVAAKTIPHTIPFLMAIDETFDIGSDTRTAVDDSYKLPFRFTGKIDKLMYKLGPEQMTNDEQKLIRHALERARD; via the coding sequence ATTACGAGTTTCCTATCATCATCAAGCATTCTTCTGTGTGTATCGCTTGCATCGGGTGCTTTGGCTCAGCAAATCACGGGCACGCCGGGTTCGCCAAGCGCCACGACAACGATCGATGGCAAGCAGCTTCCGCCGGAGCCTCCGAAATTCGACGGCGTGATCAAGGAAGACGCCAAAGATTCCAAGCCTTACTGGCCACCATCGGTCGTGCCGCCCAAGGGCGCACCAAACGTGCTTTTGATCATGACCGATGATCAGGGTTATGGCGTGTCTGGTACTTTCGGCGGTGTCATCCCGACTCCGAGTATGGATCGCATCGCCAAGGCGGGTTTGCGCTACACGGAGTTTCACTCAACGGCGCTTTGCTCGCCAACGCGGGCAGCGCTCATCACTGGCCGAAACCACCATTCGGTCGGCTACGGTGTCATCGGTGAAATGTCCACCGGCTATCCGGGCTACGATTCCGTCATCGGTCCCGAGAGCGCGACGATCGGAACTATTCTTCGCGATAACGGATATGCCACGTCGTGGTTTGGTAAAAACCACAACACTCCCACCTATCTTTACAGCGCGGCGGGACCATTCGACCAATGGCCGGTCGGCATGGGATTCCAGTACTTCTACGGCTTCATGGGCGGCGAGACCGACCAGTGGACACCCTATCTTTATCGCAACACGACTCAGATTTTTCCGTGGATCGGCAAGCCCGGCTACAACCTCACTACCGATATGGCGGACGAGGCCATCAGCTACATGAACGGATTGAACGCTGCCGCACCGGACACGCCGTTTTTTCTTTATTACGTCCCGGGCGGCACGCACTCGCCGCATCAACCGAAGAAGGAATGGATCGAGAAGTTCAAGGGCAAGTTCGACATAGGCTGGGAGAAGATGCGTGACCAGATCTTCGCCAACCAGAAGCGGCTCGGGGTTATCCCGGCGAACACCCAACTCACCCCTTGGCCGGACAGCCTGCCGAAGTGGGACTCGCTTTCATTCGTGCAAAAGAAACTCTACGCGCGGGAAGCGGAGGTGTTCGCCGCTTACGCAGCCTATACCGACAATGAGATCGGTCGCGTCATACAGGCGGTCGAGGATATGGGCAAACTCGATAACACGCTGATCATCTACATCAGCGGGGACAACGGCACCAGCGCTGAAGGCACTCTTGAAGGCACCCCGAACCAGATGACCGCCTACAACGGCATTCTGAAACTCCCTGAAACCGAGCTGATGCTGCATTACGAGGATTGGGGTTCCGAAAAAACCTACCCGCACATGTCGGTGGCGTGGTCGTGGGCGTTTGATACACCGTTCAAGTGGACCAAGCAGGTTGCATCGCACTTCGGCGGCACCCGGCAAGGCATGGTCATCTCTTGGCCCGGCCACATCACGGACGCCGGTGGCATCCGCACCCAATTCCATCACATCATCGACATCGTGCCGACGATCCTCGAAGCGGCCGGCATCCAGGCTCCCGCCACGGTCAATGGCATCACGCAAAAGCCCATCGAAGGCGTGAGCATGGCCTATACGTTCGACAAGGCCAACGCCAACGCACCTTCGAAGCGCGACACGCAGTATTTCGAAATGTTCGCCAATCGCGGAATCTACCACGATGGCTGGTACGCGTGCACAACACCGCCAGTGCCGCCTTGGCTTTTAGGAACGGCAAAGCTTCCTGAGATCAACGACTACAAGTGGGAACTTTACAACATCGCCGACGACTACTCGCAATACAATGATGTCGCAGACAAAAATCCTGACAAGTTGCGCGAGCTGCAAGCCTTGTTCCTGACGGAGGCGGGGAAATATCAGGTCTTGCCGCTGGATAATTCAATCCTGCCGCGCATTGTGACCCCGCGCCCAAGTGCGACCGCCGGACGAACCGTCTTCACATATTCCGGCGAGAACGCTGGCATCCCTGACGGTAACGCGCCGAGCATTCTCAATAAGGATTACACGATCACGGCCGAGGTTACCGTTCCTAAAGGCGGTGCGGAAGGAATGATCGTAACTCTAGGCGGTCGCTTTGGCGGATACGCCCTCTACCTGCTCAATGGCAAGCCGGTCTTCGTCTACAACTTACTCGATCTGGAACGGTATCGCTGGGAAGCCGGCGTGGGAGGTCGTGACTTGTTTAGCGACGCACTCAAGCCCGGCAAACACACGATCGTGTTCGATTTCAAATACAACGGCCCCGGCCCGGGCAAGGGTGGCACCGGTGTATTGACGGTCGATGGCAAGCTGGTGGCCGCAAAGACGATCCCGCACACGATTCCGTTTCTTATGGCTATCGACGAAACGTTTGACATCGGCAGCGATACCCGCACGGCAGTGGACGACAGTTACAAACTTCCGTTCCGCTTCACCGGCAAGATCGATAAACTCATGTACAAACTTGGTCCTGAACAGATGACGAATGACGAACAAAAGCTCATTCGACACGCACTCGAAAGAGCGAGAGACTAA
- a CDS encoding PspA/IM30 family protein yields MQSTLNPKQSDPSDVLVIAPDVVLVAPGDKELSGVAHDAISRPWNPQPQVGSDFSAVPPVPPVDTTFRPADIHDVRIPGYRPSGGGRAIRAFTAVLLATCIGGAAIAWQSSGNLAKQMVAKWAPKFVVTSLLLPQEKPGATAQPTPPPVQAAVASDAPPQPAAPAQTAAETAPAQSAPESVAPAIAALPPESAQSIQSMARDLATAGQEIEQLKASVAQLKASQEQMSRDLAKASEAKASEARTSEAKVSERNLRPRPLPPPPRWAATPARRPTPTYPPAQAYPAPQAAVAPLPPPAAAPYVPPQATPQPLTDPELSSVPRPPMPVR; encoded by the coding sequence ATGCAATCGACGCTGAACCCGAAACAATCCGATCCGAGCGATGTGCTTGTGATCGCGCCCGATGTCGTTCTGGTCGCGCCCGGGGATAAAGAGCTTTCCGGCGTGGCGCACGACGCCATCAGCCGTCCCTGGAATCCGCAGCCCCAGGTGGGATCCGATTTCTCCGCCGTCCCACCGGTGCCACCTGTCGATACGACGTTTCGCCCTGCTGATATCCATGATGTCCGGATTCCGGGCTACCGGCCCTCGGGTGGCGGGCGCGCGATACGCGCCTTCACGGCGGTGCTGTTGGCCACGTGCATCGGTGGCGCCGCCATCGCCTGGCAGTCTTCCGGCAACCTGGCCAAACAGATGGTCGCGAAGTGGGCGCCAAAGTTCGTCGTGACTTCATTATTGCTGCCGCAGGAAAAACCGGGAGCGACCGCGCAGCCGACGCCACCTCCGGTTCAGGCGGCAGTGGCGAGCGACGCGCCTCCGCAACCGGCAGCTCCGGCTCAAACCGCAGCGGAAACAGCTCCGGCTCAGAGCGCACCGGAAAGTGTCGCGCCGGCCATCGCCGCGCTGCCGCCGGAATCGGCGCAGTCGATCCAGTCCATGGCGCGCGATCTCGCAACCGCGGGGCAAGAGATCGAGCAGCTCAAGGCCAGCGTCGCGCAGCTCAAGGCCAGCCAGGAACAAATGTCCCGTGACCTTGCCAAAGCTTCTGAGGCCAAAGCTTCCGAAGCCAGAACTTCTGAAGCTAAGGTTTCCGAGCGCAATCTGCGGCCCAGGCCGTTACCGCCTCCACCGCGATGGGCCGCCACGCCGGCGCGCCGGCCGACGCCGACATATCCGCCCGCGCAGGCCTATCCGGCGCCGCAAGCCGCGGTAGCTCCCCTGCCGCCACCAGCCGCAGCGCCTTACGTGCCACCGCAAGCCACGCCGCAGCCGCTCACCGATCCCGAGCTGTCATCGGTGCCGCGGCCGCCGATGCCCGTGCGGTAG
- a CDS encoding AAA domain-containing protein, with the protein MTGSDNEAASKRFIGLLDYVNALIKLDERVPLRLSQHKLPNGSSVVLHEHELSKLPGITLNKADYEGPVWLRAQRLQRSAPPAPPEETVQWIESSDDPGIPPSLHETVHERVSASVKEQLIAEGMLRPSDCSPALKPASDKDDESYFDVFYRLEDRPDVQLTCSDYMKETWQIWADREFPRRLSIQAYQRLFDLAQRMSLSGGSESIELVWGVGVSRWNKGMLSVEIPLIELGVELEIADDKGADVIIRPRNLPPRFDLTAFDKLAEEQVGAAEQICGRQLKIIERDEPEGISPFRAESFSSVLKLCGGALDPECEYLPETHKVPKNQPLPEPPEDRLVVSDRWVVYARRRSINATLRDIQRLKDEVAPEEGGGVKLAGAARTLIMGARDDRERDYEPLGTTLGARDTVSAEVNQEQLDPDHSDLFFPKAFNDDQVQIVRRLEKADGIVVQGPPGTGKTHTIANIISHMLATGQRVLVVSHGETALKVIRDHLPEGIRDLAISVTTSEREGTKQIEKAVQLMLEIVNTVDANLSKQKTIISQLSSNIVKDRQQLKSIDRKLDALASLHFGVIPGSSYNAFELATKLVAEKDRHGWFTDRPKVNFESSGLTRQMVDLIADARKRAGSDLEFVDVELPSPDLLPAAAELGGWHLDLLEADNLVASQPNHQAMMIKRIVASVGMSRAHEMATAFEDLVVSVRAYGSAPWALEIVRRQVAGDARMRRVNPTLYEFQRDMRNFLKNYQSFLARPVQYPPELADRAADKIWIALCEGKNPFGLMAFGNRSFKTPFEQVRVAGRPPATTDEWKHALRFVTLRRELPAIRARWHALRDLMEIPPSIDFAEDSPPQLETLLGLLENLSTEIPTKTSKATKYLTEALRNPGDAAKIMADNGSINDFSETLSRTVRAARLNEARETIAKLTGLLARDVRCLTEGRLVLDERLGCAQFSAEQVEKEWSAFLATLNRIRMLALSFEAIVHGARAIAQAGAPNWAERLKTEPAVGERDPCFPSDWTDSWDWATSIAFLERSGSVKQIESLNRERSDIEKRLRDSFAKLVKERTFYNLTRTMTNAHKTALGIFANIIKRIGAGTGNRANLFRRDAREAMENCYDAVPCWIMPAWRVSEQLPSKLASFDLVILDEASQSDARDLPAILRGKKLLVVGDDKQISPTAAFISLANIRRLRNNFLSEMPYRAQVEPGGSLYDLARVMFPGNFVMLKEHFRCVESIIRFSTNFYTQPLIPLRVPTASERLDPPLIDILVQDGKRRGKSKINDREAEVIVEEITSIISDPSQARNPETQKPRTIGVISLIGGHQAALIQKMLLDRIGEVAFIHHGIVCGDSATLQGNERDIVFLSMVADPSNRYAQTAEQYAQRFNVALSRARDRMYLVRSVELDTLNPRDLKARVIQHFRDPMPASAQKASNLIELCQSGFERDLFTRLTEHGYKVTPQVGSEGFFIDLVVEGDGGRRLAIECDGDQYHGPERWADDMRRQRILERVGWTFWRCFGSDYIIDNDGVVGDLLTTLEQMGIRPIGGQIEPYRYTEHRVVGEPIESLPADDNANAANLGSGAGLAIGDRVVIKFVDRDSQRPLSYAIGEGQSDEQNGYLSINSELARALSRAEPEEEITAELEGQERRFIFMVHEPAVMEAA; encoded by the coding sequence AGACCGGCCTGATGTTCAGCTTACCTGCAGCGACTATATGAAGGAGACGTGGCAGATCTGGGCCGATCGTGAGTTCCCACGTCGGCTTTCAATTCAGGCCTATCAACGCCTGTTCGATCTGGCCCAGCGAATGTCTCTCTCCGGAGGTAGCGAGTCGATTGAACTTGTCTGGGGCGTCGGTGTGTCACGTTGGAATAAGGGAATGCTCAGCGTCGAGATCCCGCTGATTGAACTGGGCGTGGAGCTTGAGATAGCCGATGACAAGGGTGCCGACGTCATCATTCGCCCGAGAAACCTTCCGCCTCGGTTCGATCTGACAGCCTTCGACAAGCTGGCAGAAGAACAAGTTGGCGCGGCTGAGCAAATTTGCGGCCGGCAATTGAAGATCATTGAACGCGACGAACCGGAGGGCATTTCGCCGTTCCGAGCAGAGTCTTTCTCATCGGTCTTGAAGCTTTGCGGTGGCGCACTGGATCCGGAATGCGAATACCTCCCCGAGACCCATAAAGTCCCAAAGAACCAGCCGCTGCCGGAACCGCCAGAAGATCGCCTCGTAGTTAGCGATCGGTGGGTCGTCTACGCTCGCCGGCGATCGATCAACGCGACGTTGCGCGATATCCAGCGTTTGAAGGACGAGGTCGCGCCGGAGGAAGGCGGTGGTGTGAAATTGGCCGGAGCCGCCCGCACACTGATCATGGGTGCCCGCGATGATCGCGAGCGGGACTATGAGCCGCTCGGGACCACGCTGGGAGCGCGCGATACGGTGTCCGCGGAGGTCAATCAGGAACAGCTGGATCCCGATCATAGTGATCTGTTCTTCCCCAAAGCCTTCAATGACGACCAGGTACAGATTGTCCGCCGCCTTGAGAAGGCGGACGGGATTGTTGTTCAGGGTCCGCCTGGTACGGGCAAAACGCATACGATCGCGAACATCATCAGTCACATGCTGGCGACGGGACAAAGAGTGCTAGTCGTGTCCCATGGCGAGACTGCGCTTAAGGTTATTCGCGACCATCTTCCCGAGGGTATCCGCGATCTCGCGATCAGCGTCACCACATCGGAACGCGAAGGGACCAAGCAGATCGAAAAAGCGGTCCAACTTATGCTGGAGATCGTCAACACGGTCGACGCAAACTTATCGAAGCAAAAGACCATCATCAGCCAGCTCTCGAGCAACATCGTGAAAGACCGGCAGCAACTGAAATCAATCGATCGTAAGCTCGATGCGCTTGCCTCGTTGCATTTCGGCGTTATTCCCGGCAGCTCGTACAATGCGTTCGAGTTGGCAACGAAGCTGGTCGCCGAGAAAGATCGTCACGGCTGGTTTACCGACAGACCGAAAGTAAATTTTGAGAGTTCCGGCTTGACCAGGCAGATGGTCGATCTGATCGCAGATGCGCGCAAACGTGCTGGCAGCGATCTTGAATTCGTTGACGTGGAACTACCAAGCCCCGACCTGTTGCCAGCTGCAGCCGAACTGGGCGGTTGGCACCTTGATCTACTTGAAGCCGATAATCTCGTAGCGTCGCAGCCAAACCACCAAGCGATGATGATCAAGCGTATCGTGGCAAGCGTCGGCATGTCGCGCGCCCATGAAATGGCCACGGCCTTCGAGGACTTGGTGGTTTCGGTAAGAGCCTATGGCTCCGCGCCTTGGGCCCTTGAGATCGTCAGGCGCCAGGTAGCGGGCGACGCTCGCATGCGGCGGGTCAATCCGACGCTGTATGAATTTCAGCGCGACATGCGTAACTTCCTCAAGAACTACCAATCGTTCCTGGCTAGACCAGTTCAGTACCCACCGGAACTAGCCGATCGAGCCGCCGACAAGATTTGGATCGCACTCTGCGAAGGAAAGAACCCGTTCGGTCTTATGGCGTTTGGGAATAGGTCCTTCAAGACACCGTTCGAGCAGGTACGGGTTGCGGGACGGCCGCCCGCGACTACGGACGAATGGAAACACGCGTTGCGGTTTGTGACCCTGCGCCGAGAATTGCCTGCGATACGTGCACGTTGGCATGCATTGCGCGATTTGATGGAAATTCCCCCGTCAATTGACTTTGCAGAAGACTCGCCGCCGCAACTTGAAACGTTACTCGGTCTGCTCGAGAACCTAAGCACCGAGATTCCCACCAAGACGTCCAAGGCCACAAAATATCTGACCGAAGCGCTCCGCAACCCCGGTGATGCGGCCAAGATCATGGCTGATAACGGCTCGATCAATGACTTTTCCGAAACATTGTCGAGGACGGTACGGGCAGCTCGTTTGAACGAGGCGCGTGAGACTATCGCGAAGCTAACGGGTCTGTTGGCACGGGACGTGCGCTGCCTCACCGAAGGCCGGCTAGTCCTTGACGAGCGGTTGGGCTGCGCCCAGTTCAGTGCGGAACAGGTCGAAAAAGAATGGTCCGCGTTCCTAGCGACACTTAATCGTATTCGCATGCTCGCACTGAGCTTCGAGGCTATCGTACATGGCGCACGAGCCATCGCGCAGGCCGGGGCGCCCAACTGGGCCGAGCGGCTCAAGACCGAGCCGGCAGTTGGCGAGCGAGACCCATGCTTTCCTTCGGATTGGACCGATTCCTGGGATTGGGCGACATCGATCGCGTTCTTAGAGAGAAGCGGATCCGTCAAACAAATCGAAAGCCTCAACCGGGAACGGTCGGATATTGAGAAGCGATTGCGCGACTCCTTCGCCAAACTCGTCAAAGAGCGAACGTTCTATAATCTCACGCGGACGATGACCAATGCGCACAAGACCGCACTCGGCATCTTCGCAAACATCATCAAGAGGATCGGCGCCGGCACAGGCAATCGTGCCAACCTCTTCAGGCGGGATGCGCGCGAGGCGATGGAGAACTGCTACGATGCTGTTCCTTGCTGGATTATGCCCGCGTGGCGTGTCTCCGAACAGCTGCCGTCCAAGCTGGCGAGTTTCGATCTCGTCATTCTTGATGAGGCCTCGCAGTCGGATGCGCGAGACCTCCCAGCGATCCTGCGGGGGAAGAAGTTGCTGGTGGTCGGCGACGACAAGCAGATTAGCCCGACCGCGGCGTTCATTTCGCTCGCCAACATCAGACGCTTGCGCAACAACTTCTTGAGCGAGATGCCCTATCGAGCCCAGGTTGAACCTGGCGGCTCACTCTACGATCTGGCGCGGGTGATGTTCCCGGGCAATTTCGTCATGCTCAAGGAGCATTTCCGTTGCGTCGAATCGATCATCCGTTTCTCGACGAACTTCTACACGCAACCCCTTATCCCACTCCGCGTGCCGACTGCCAGCGAACGGCTGGATCCGCCGCTGATCGATATTTTGGTCCAGGACGGCAAACGCCGTGGCAAGTCGAAGATCAACGATCGCGAAGCGGAGGTTATCGTTGAAGAGATCACGTCGATCATTTCCGATCCCTCTCAAGCAAGGAATCCCGAAACTCAAAAGCCTCGCACAATTGGTGTGATTTCACTGATCGGTGGCCATCAGGCAGCATTGATTCAGAAGATGTTACTCGATCGGATCGGCGAAGTGGCTTTCATCCACCATGGCATTGTCTGCGGCGACAGCGCTACATTGCAAGGCAATGAGCGCGATATTGTATTCCTTTCGATGGTTGCCGACCCATCTAACCGTTACGCGCAAACCGCTGAGCAGTATGCGCAACGCTTCAACGTGGCACTTTCTCGCGCACGAGACCGCATGTACCTGGTGCGCTCCGTTGAGCTAGACACTCTTAATCCGAGGGATCTGAAAGCTCGGGTGATTCAGCACTTCCGAGACCCGATGCCAGCTTCGGCGCAGAAGGCCTCGAACCTAATCGAGCTGTGTCAGTCGGGTTTTGAGCGAGACTTATTCACGCGTCTTACTGAGCATGGCTACAAGGTTACGCCGCAAGTCGGTTCGGAAGGTTTTTTCATTGACCTGGTGGTTGAGGGTGACGGCGGTCGCCGCTTGGCGATCGAATGCGATGGCGACCAGTACCATGGACCTGAACGCTGGGCCGACGACATGCGGCGGCAGCGGATTCTAGAACGGGTCGGATGGACGTTTTGGCGCTGCTTCGGCTCTGACTATATCATTGATAACGACGGAGTGGTCGGTGATTTGCTGACAACGTTAGAGCAGATGGGCATTCGACCGATCGGCGGCCAGATCGAACCATACCGTTACACTGAACATCGGGTGGTGGGGGAGCCGATCGAGAGCTTGCCTGCTGATGATAACGCCAATGCCGCAAATCTCGGCTCAGGCGCCGGATTGGCGATCGGCGATCGTGTGGTAATCAAGTTTGTCGATCGCGACAGCCAGCGACCGCTTTCCTATGCGATTGGCGAGGGACAATCGGACGAGCAGAATGGGTACTTGAGCATCAATTCGGAGCTGGCGCGCGCGCTATCGCGAGCAGAGCCCGAGGAGGAGATAACTGCAGAACTTGAGGGGCAAGAGCGGCGGTTCATTTTCATGGTCCACGAACCGGCCGTGATGGAGGCCGCTTGA